AACAGCTGTGTTAATGAAAAAGCGGCAACGAGCATACCGACCGTGCTGCCGCTGATATGCAGTTCCGTCATATAGGTTGGCATAATAGGTATGACAAGCCCGATCCCGGTGAAGACTAGAAATATATTGAACATGAGGAGCAGAATGGCTCCATTGTTTCGCATGAGTAATGACATGATGATTCCTCCAAAAATAAAAGACGATTTAATAAAGACATATGATGAAATGATTGTAATTCGGTTACTTATATACTGAACGTTCGGTTTGTGATAGTGCATGAAAAAAAGTATTTATTTTTCATGATTTCTTCTCAATGCCATGCAGAAATACTTTGATGGCGGCATGATAAAGGGCAAGCGCATTTTCAACCTTCGTTATACGCGACATCTGGCTTAAGCCAACAATGAGGCTCTCAAAGATAACGGACAGCTGCTCCACATTATGATTCTCAAACTCCCCGCGATCCATCCCTTGCTGCAGCACTTTCTGATTGAATTCCAAATGGCTCCTAATAATCTGGACGACTCTTTGTTCTACTTCTTCGCTAACATCACCATTGCTGTTTATAAATTCATCAAGCGCCTTAGAGAAGGGGTGGTTCAGATCATCAAACACCAATTGATCGGCTATTCCATACAGCTTGTCAACGGTGGTGGTGTAATGCTGCTCTTTGCTGTTCCATTTCTGTTCCCACTCGAGGTCCCATTCCTCAACCAGATACAGAAACAGCCCTTCCTTGCTCTTGAAATGATAATAGATATTCCCTTTGCTGCTGCCTGTGGCTTCAACGATTTCCTCTATTGACGTTGATTTGTAACCCTTCTGCATAAAAAGAGCCTTGGCGGCTTCCGCTATTCGTCGCTTGGTATCTTCGGTTTGTTGTTGTTTTTTATTCACGCATGCACCCCCTTATAGCCTTGAAAGCTATTCGAAATTTATATACTGAACGTTCGTTCTGTATCTTATCAAATGGAATTGATATATTCAAGAGGAAATTAGACTCTGTGTTTTTCCGATCCAACCGACTTCGAAAAAATAACCGTTACCATCAGAAGGCAGCGGTTATTCTAGAACGTTGTAGGTCATCCATTCCCTTAATGGTTTACTTCAATGAACTTACGCGTTTTCTCGTGATAGGAGAGCAGCTCCGAAACGGTCACAAACTCGTAGCCCCTCTTTTGCAGCTCCGGTAAAATCACTTTGAGAGCCTCTACCGTCTGTGTACTGCTTGGCACAAAGTCGTGCATCAGTACGATGTCTCCATTATGGGCATTATCCAGCACTTTTTTAACGATCCGGTTAACGCCGGGCTTTCGCCAGTCGAGCGTATCCTGATGCCATGACCATAATACGGTCAGCATACCGAAATCCTTGCTCGTGCGGACAATTGCTTCATTATAGCTGCCTCCCGGTGGACGAAACAGGACGGTTCGAATGCCGGTTGCCTGAAAGATCGCATCTTGCGTCTGGTTTAACTCGCTTGTTAACTTGCTGACATTAATATTGTGAAAAGGAGGATGGGAGTAAGAGTGATTGCCGATTTCATGGCCTTCCTGCAGCTCCCGCGCTACGATCTCGGGGTGCTTCTCCACCCGGCTGCCAACAACGAAGAAGGTGGCTTTTGCGTCATATTGCTTTAGCAGATCCAGAATTTGAACGGTGTTCTGCGCGTCCGGACCATCGTCAAAGGTAAGAGCAATTACTTTATTGTGAGTGGGGACTTCCCATACTATCTCGCCTCGTTCCTCATAATAACCCCTGCCCTTGGAAGCGGATGGCGCATGGCTGGCGTTGACAACATGTTGATGGCAAAGGGAGATGGAGAGAGCGATCCATATGACGGTTGAGAGTTTTTTCATGGTGAGCGGTATCCTTTTCTCTGTTGTTCTAGTCTTCGCAAATGACAGTGCAAGCATATTTATCATTTGGTGATTACGGTAAAATTATTCTTTACGGAAAGCGGAAGGATTCGAACGGATGGGTTAGCGCGGAGGCTTGAAGCTATCGAGCATGAGGCTTTGGATAGGGTGATGCGAAAAATTATGAGTTTCATATATTGACATCATATGGTTGGACATGGTATTATCAATTTTGTCGCTAAGACGAAATGTGCACACCTAGATATCGGAATGAGATCGCAAAATATTGCGAATTCCACGCGTACCTTCGGTTATGTAAGTGAACGTGAACGACGCTAGGAACATGCGCGGATAAATATGCCGGGGTGGCGGAATTGGCAGACGCACAGGACTTAAAATCCTGCGGTAGGTGACTACCGTACGGGTTCGACCCCCGTCCTCGGCATTATAACAGCGTCTGGTAAGATGCAAAATAAGTCGGCCCCCGTATGGGTGCCGGCTTATTTTTTAAATCGACACAAGGTCAACTCATGATGCGTGTTGTTATTTGATTCAAATTGAACGGAAGATGTTGGTGTTCCGATTATAGAAATCGCATTCTTTTATGATTCCATGCTGGCCTGTGTGAGGAGGAGAGAGGAGACATGCGGATGTTTAACAATGATTGGGACCTTATTCTGCAGGGAGAAATGGATAAGCCTTATTTTCAAGCGTTGATGGAACGGGTGGACGAGGAATACCGGCGCTGCACGGTGTATCCCCCCAAGGAAGATATATTTCGGGCTCTTCAGCAAACATCGTACCAATCGGCGAAAGTCGTTATTTTGGGACAAGACCCTTATCACGGTCGAAGACAGGCGCAGGGGCTGAGCTTTTCTGTCTCGCCCGGGGTTGCGATTCCTCCATCTTTACGAAATATACATAAGGAGCTTGCTTCGGATCTGGGAATCTCGATTCCCAATCACGGTTCCTTGCAATCGTGGGCGGATCAAGGGGTGCTGCTGCTTAACGCCGTACTTACGGTTCGCGAAGGCGAGCCGAACTCACACAAAGGGATCGGGTGGGAGAAATTCACCGATACGGTCATTACGAAACTGAATGAACGCGATCAGCCGATGGTTTTTATATTATGGGGAAGTTACGCACAGAAGAAAGGCTCCTTCATAGACCGAAGCCGGCATAAGGTGCTTGAGTCCAGTCATCCGAGTCCGTTTGCAGCGCATAAAGGATTCTTCGGTAGTCGTCCATTTTCAGCATCTAATGCTTTTTTAATGCAAAAGGGTATGGATCCGGTGAATTGGGACATTCCGAACACGCCGGGCGATGGAGATGAATAATCCGCGAGAGGTGACCTTCATGAAACATTGGATTGGTCGTCATGTTGTCATTCAGCGTTTAGACGGGGCAAAAAGCACGGTTGAAGGTGTGTTGAAAGGATGGGACCCCGTTCAGGAAAAAGTGATTCTTGGGCCGGGTGAGCTTGTTATACCGTTTCGTGCCATTCATAGAATTATGCCGAGAAACGCATACCCGGCCTTGAACTCCATCGGTTATGTCGTGAACCATACCATTCAATTCGATAATGCCGTCTATTTCGGATCTTCCGTCATGATATGGAGGGGCAACCGACTGGTGTCATCACAGGCCATCCTGACTTCTCACGATGAGGATACCGTTACCCTGTCAAATGGCATGATATTGCGCAAGGACGAGCATTATTTTGTGGTTCGATCCTTGCGCGGCAATGCGTGATTCTTTAAATAAAGGATGTCCCCAGCAGCCATCGTGAAGTTGGCGGGGACGTCCTTTTTTGTGCAAATGGAAATGTATGTCTCCAGTAAGCCGAGTTCTTTATGCGTCTTCTACTTTTTCGGCAAGGAACAGTTCGTAAATCCGTACCACGATAATTTTGATGATCATGTAAGCCGGAATGGCGAGCAGGATGCCCAGCAGCCCGAAGAAATCGCCGCCTACAAGGATGAGGGCAATCGTGGTCAACGGGTGAATATCAAGCTGTTTCCCGTAGATGACCGGTGTCAGAATATTATCTTGGATCTGCTGTGCGATGACAATAACGACAACGGACCATATCGCAATGGAAGGAGATTCGATAAATCCGATAATGACGGCGGGAATGGTCGCCAGCAGCGCTCCGATATACGGGATGAAATTCAAGAAGAAGGAAATGACCGTCAAGAGCAAAGAATAGGGAAGCCCGATGATCAGAAATCCGATATAAATCATCATGCTAAGTATAAGATTCAGGATCACTTTGCCGATAATAAAATTGCTGAGTGCCGTATCGATCTCACCTAGCACCTCCTGGCCATCGCGGCGGTATCGTCTTGGCAGGACACTAAGCAGCCTGGGCGGAAGCTTGCCGCCTTCCTTCAGCATGTAGTACAGAATGATCGGAATCGTAGCAATAATAACGACAACGCTCGATACAACGGTAATCAGGTTGTTGATGGAGTTGCTGATCCAGGTAATGATCCGATTCATATACTCCGTCAGTGAGGTGGACAGCTCGGATTCCGTTGGTATATAGCGTGACCAGAATCGATTCTGCTGCAGCTGGTCAATCTGTTCCTGCACGCCCTCTACCAAAAAGGGGGTATTGCTGATAAAATTTTCGATTTGTTCGCGCAGTGTCGGCCACACCACAATGCCGAAGATGGCGCAGAGACCGGCAAACACGAAATACAGCATCAGGACGCCAATGGATCGTTTGATTTTCCGCCGCTCCAGGTAGTCTACGATCGGCCTGAGCAGATAATAGAAGAAGCCGGCCATCGCGACGGGAACGATCAGCATATTGAACATGGAGACGATTGGCCGGAACAAAAAGCTGATTTCGGAACCGAGATAAATGATCAAGAGCAGTGCGATTATGCCAAAGCATGTCCTGAAATATTTGCTCTGCATCATGGGCAAATCCCTCCATACAACGATTAGTAAATACATAGGTACTATGTAACATTTGTATTTAACCAATTTGGAGGGATTTGAAATCACCAGTTTATGTTATCAGTTTCGTATGGTGACCCGGGTATGGATGGGCACGAGGGAAGCCAGCTCCGTCACATCCTCGTTGTACATCCGAATACATCCAAGGGAAACGGAGCGTCCGATGGATGAAGGGTCGTTCGTTCCATGGATGCCGTAATGGGGTTTGGACAACCCTAACCAATAGGCTCCGAACGGTCCCCCGGGATTTGGCTGCTTGTTGATGATGGTGTAATTGCCTGGCGGCGTCTGTGTAGCCATTTTGCCGATGGCAACCGGGAACGTACGTACCACGATGTTGCCATCCAGCAGGTGCAGCTGATAATCGGATAAATCGACAATAATGCGGTATTGGGGCATTGTAAACCCTCTCCTTCCTGATTCATGCTATGAACCAGGGGGAATACCGGCCCCTAAATTGATCTAAAATAGGCAAATTACACCTTCATAACTTGGTAGAAATTTCATCCAATGGTGACGGTCTGCCGATGTTATATTTAATATGTTACGCAGTAACAACGTTTGCATCAGGAAGGGGAAACCGATGTCTCCTGCTAGGTTTTATCAAAAATATATCAAAAATAATATGTTTACCAAGATGCTGCTGTTAATCTCCCTGATTGCGGTGGTTACCATTGTCACCTTATCTTTTCTTATGTATTATTTCTTGTTTCAATCGGCCGTTCGCAGTGAACTGGACATTCAGCGAAGCGCGGTTGAGCGGGTGGAACGGCATGTGAATCAAAAATATGTGAATGCGCAGTCCTATGTGAATGAGCTGTATCGCAACACCTCTCTAGGCATTGACACTTCCTATTTTCTCATGAACTCGTTTAATGAGTACATGGCGAAGCGAATGAACCGGATTGCGGGCGGAGGGCAGTCCAATTCAGATAGCGTGGTCGCTTACTTTAAGCAGAGGCTGGACGATGATCCGGATATTGAGAATATTATGCTGTACAGTGCCGAGAAGCAGTATGTGTATGTTTACAAGCAGGGCAGCATGACAAGGCTCTATCAGGCGAATGCGACGCATTCTTACATCCCCGACGTGATGGCCCTCGAAAGCCAGAGTGTCACATTGCCGAATCTATGGGTGCGTAAGCTGGCCGGAGACGTGACATTACCGTTATTCTCGATCCGGAGCCCGATTAATGATATGACCACCTACAAGAATCTGGGGCAGCTGGTTATTTTATATCGAACGGAAGCACTGGATGCCGTCCTGAACAGTGGCGAAGATCCATTGAAGGGATCCGTAATGGTTTTATCCGGCGACGGCCGCGTGATGTTTGATTCCTCAGGCAAATATTACGGCGAGAAATACCCGTATGCCGACCGGCTGCTGAATTCCAAGGAAACCGTGAACCTCGATGAAGAATCGTATATTACAACGGCAGCGCACAATCAGGCAGGTTATACGGTGGTTGGCATTACGCCTAAACGTGAGATCGCTGAATCTTTCCATGGCGTGCAGAGCACC
This Paenibacillus sp. JZ16 DNA region includes the following protein-coding sequences:
- a CDS encoding sensor histidine kinase is translated as MSPARFYQKYIKNNMFTKMLLLISLIAVVTIVTLSFLMYYFLFQSAVRSELDIQRSAVERVERHVNQKYVNAQSYVNELYRNTSLGIDTSYFLMNSFNEYMAKRMNRIAGGGQSNSDSVVAYFKQRLDDDPDIENIMLYSAEKQYVYVYKQGSMTRLYQANATHSYIPDVMALESQSVTLPNLWVRKLAGDVTLPLFSIRSPINDMTTYKNLGQLVILYRTEALDAVLNSGEDPLKGSVMVLSGDGRVMFDSSGKYYGEKYPYADRLLNSKETVNLDEESYITTAAHNQAGYTVVGITPKREIAESFHGVQSTIMIAALLCIVIAVSIPSLMIVNYSKRTDNIIRFMRKVEKGEFVARMQDTKDDQLGQIAGSFNEMLDELSRYIDKVYKAEINQKNAELSALQARINPHFLYNTLEVIRMRALSQGAQDVGDMIYSLSMLFKNIVQHKSHYTLKDELEACRLYLELFRIRYKDKYIYKMHCEEQIKHVPMMKMSLQPLIENYIVHGLRSDQDDNWLTINAAQQDGDVVIEIKDNGKGIEPEQLEEIKSRLEMAESSEESFGLRSVNERLKLTFGSSYGMDIQSEPGNGTTVTVKFPVAEGKLNNDV
- a CDS encoding AI-2E family transporter gives rise to the protein MMQSKYFRTCFGIIALLLIIYLGSEISFLFRPIVSMFNMLIVPVAMAGFFYYLLRPIVDYLERRKIKRSIGVLMLYFVFAGLCAIFGIVVWPTLREQIENFISNTPFLVEGVQEQIDQLQQNRFWSRYIPTESELSTSLTEYMNRIITWISNSINNLITVVSSVVVIIATIPIILYYMLKEGGKLPPRLLSVLPRRYRRDGQEVLGEIDTALSNFIIGKVILNLILSMMIYIGFLIIGLPYSLLLTVISFFLNFIPYIGALLATIPAVIIGFIESPSIAIWSVVVIVIAQQIQDNILTPVIYGKQLDIHPLTTIALILVGGDFFGLLGILLAIPAYMIIKIIVVRIYELFLAEKVEDA
- a CDS encoding polysaccharide deacetylase family protein, which gives rise to MKKLSTVIWIALSISLCHQHVVNASHAPSASKGRGYYEERGEIVWEVPTHNKVIALTFDDGPDAQNTVQILDLLKQYDAKATFFVVGSRVEKHPEIVARELQEGHEIGNHSYSHPPFHNINVSKLTSELNQTQDAIFQATGIRTVLFRPPGGSYNEAIVRTSKDFGMLTVLWSWHQDTLDWRKPGVNRIVKKVLDNAHNGDIVLMHDFVPSSTQTVEALKVILPELQKRGYEFVTVSELLSYHEKTRKFIEVNH
- a CDS encoding TetR/AcrR family transcriptional regulator, with the protein product MNKKQQQTEDTKRRIAEAAKALFMQKGYKSTSIEEIVEATGSSKGNIYYHFKSKEGLFLYLVEEWDLEWEQKWNSKEQHYTTTVDKLYGIADQLVFDDLNHPFSKALDEFINSNGDVSEEVEQRVVQIIRSHLEFNQKVLQQGMDRGEFENHNVEQLSVIFESLIVGLSQMSRITKVENALALYHAAIKVFLHGIEKKS
- a CDS encoding L,D-transpeptidase, which gives rise to MPQYRIIVDLSDYQLHLLDGNIVVRTFPVAIGKMATQTPPGNYTIINKQPNPGGPFGAYWLGLSKPHYGIHGTNDPSSIGRSVSLGCIRMYNEDVTELASLVPIHTRVTIRN
- a CDS encoding uracil-DNA glycosylase, producing MFNNDWDLILQGEMDKPYFQALMERVDEEYRRCTVYPPKEDIFRALQQTSYQSAKVVILGQDPYHGRRQAQGLSFSVSPGVAIPPSLRNIHKELASDLGISIPNHGSLQSWADQGVLLLNAVLTVREGEPNSHKGIGWEKFTDTVITKLNERDQPMVFILWGSYAQKKGSFIDRSRHKVLESSHPSPFAAHKGFFGSRPFSASNAFLMQKGMDPVNWDIPNTPGDGDE